A region of Periophthalmus magnuspinnatus isolate fPerMag1 chromosome 13, fPerMag1.2.pri, whole genome shotgun sequence DNA encodes the following proteins:
- the LOC117379776 gene encoding ADP-ribosylation factor-like protein 14, protein MGTRSSKPQKQAHVLMLGLDGSGKTTLLYKLKFNESVWTVQTVGFNVESLDIDRSSLALTLWDIGGQRKMRPYWKHFYPDAAGVLFVVDSWDQKRLEEARKELHRTLRYESLRGIPLVVLANKQDLAGALSAGALCEKLDLRRVCEGRAWFIQPCSAATGMGLQEGFRKIDYLMKTPLRQTKEDIKIKLQLNCPSFITIKKALACGLIS, encoded by the exons ATGGGAACTCGTAGCTCCAAGCCTCAGAAGCAGGCTCATGTCTTGATGCTTGGACTGGATGGTTCAGGAAAAACCACACTATTGTACAAACTGAAATTCAACGAGAGTGTGTGGACAGTGCAGACTGTAGGCTTTAATGTGGAAAGCCTGGACATAGACCGAAGCAGCCTGGCACTCACTCTATGGGACATCGGTGGCCAGAGGAAGATGAGACCTTATTGGAAACATTTCTACCCTGATGCAGCGGGGGTACTTTTTGTGGTGGACAGCTGGGACCAAAAACGATTGGAGGAGGCTCGTAAGGAACTTCATCGG ACCTTGCGTTATGAGAGCCTTAGGGGCATTCCATTGGTGGTCCTTGCCAATAAACAGGATCTTGCTGGGGCACTGAGTGCAGGAGCCCTCTGTGAGAAGCTTGACCTCCGAAGAGTGTGCGAGGGCAGAGCCTGGTTTATTCAGCCATGCTCAGCTGCTACAGGCATGGGACTCCAAGAAGGATTCAGGAAAATAGACTATCTAATGAAAACACCACTGAGACAGACAAAAGAGGACATTAAGATTAAGCTCCAGTTAAATTGTCCcagttttatcacaataaagAAAGCTTTAGCCTGTGGACTTATAAGTTAG
- the smc4 gene encoding structural maintenance of chromosomes protein 4: protein MPSKTAKSSTASAKPRGKGSQPRDDSEDELDVPPPQTNANGQEEAPTTDPSQGEPVEAIDNRSLEEILGSIPPPPPPAMTNEPGVPRLMITHLVNRNFKSYAGEQILGPFHKRFSCIIGPNGSGKSNVIDSMLFVFGYRAQKIRCKKMSVLIHSSDEHKDVQSCTVEVHFQKIIDKEGDDYEVIPNSKFYVSRTANKDNSSSYYINGKKATFKDVGVLLRSHGIDLDHNRFLILQGEVEQIAMMKPKGQTEHDEGMLEYLEDIIGSCRLKEPIQVLSRRIELLNEQRGEKLNRVKLVEKEKNALEGEKNKAVEFLTLENDIFKLKSQLCQYYVNDLEKRVVDKEQEKVKIKEDTKELTEKNAKISQEIEKMNQELKDVEKKQNKLDKYIEAQKKKFTQLDLQDVEVREKIKHSKSKNKKLQKQLEKDREKLEEVCKVRANSEKAIPEAAACKEELEKQKVKEEEKLKEVMENLKEETSGLLQDKESKEKELMELNKAVNETRSRMDLSQSELDIYLSRHNTAVTKLNTAKQTLQTTSDTLHERRTAIKDLEVKIPQMEEALKKDEAELEQLVKVDNETRECVREMRQKVDEAKSSLSSNRSRGKVLDALMQQKRSGKIPGILGRLGDLGAIEEKYDVAISSSCGALDNIVVDTIDTAQKCVTFLKEQDIGVATFIGLDKMKVWEKNMVPIRTPEDSPRLFDMVRVKDESVRPAFYFALRDTLVANDMEQATRMAFQKDRRWRVVTLRGQVIEMAGTMTGGGRVMKGRMGSSLSAEVSQEELNRMETKLNEKVTKLQGCQERALQLEESIQRFRPELRDMKNTLEKYTHSLTSLAGHETHLKLQIKELEASVVAAAPDKTKQKQLEKSLEAFKKDFEAASSKAGKVAAEVKRLHNLIVEINSHKLKAQQDKLTKVNNELDECSSVITKAQVAIKTANRNLKKCEESESRVQKELEENAKYMTELSEKLKKLEDEAGEVMKDCQDAEAALPEVQEQFQAIVKQIKALQQQEHALQEESLSVRLRIEQIETSITEQNKKIKHWQKEASKLSLHSIEDKPAEELQTFTPEELEKISNPNGIINKMATLETQCAQMKPNLGAIAEYKKKEELYLQRVAQLDEITAERDNFKRGYEDLRKQRLNEFMTGFNLITNKLKENYQMLTLGGDAELELVDSLDPFSEGIMFSVRPPKKSWKKIFNLSGGEKTLSSLALVFALHHYKPTPLYFMDEIDAALDFKNVSIVARYIYEQTKNAQFIIISLRNNMFEIADRLIGIYKTHNTTKGVAINPKTIMFQEVA, encoded by the exons ATGCCGTCTAAAACTGCGAAAAGCTCCACTGCCTCTGCCAAGCCGAGAGGGAAAGGGTCGCAGCCTCGGGATGACTCCGAAGACGAGCTGGATGTACCCCCTCCACAAACCAACGCCAATGGCCAAGAGGAGGCACCGACAACTG acCCGTCTCAGGGGGAGCCTGTCGAGGCGATTGACAATCGGAGTTTGGAGGAGATTCTCGGTAGCATCCCTCCACCCCCGCCCCCAGCAATGACCAATGAACCTGGCGTTCCTCGgctcatgataacacatttagtCAATCGCAACTTTAAGTCTTATGCAGGGGAGCAGATACTGGGACCTTTTCACAAG CGTTTTTCCTGCATCATTGGCCCAAATGGGAGTGGCAAGTCCAATGTGATAGACTCCATGCTCTTTGTGTTCGGATATAGAGCTCAAAAGATCCGATGCAAAAAGATGTCAGTGCTGATTCACAGCTCTGACGAACACAAAGATGTccaaagctgcactgtggaggtGCACTTCCAAAAGATTATTGATAAG GAAGGAGATGACTACGAAGTCATCCCCAACAGCAAGTTCTATGTTTCCAGGActgccaacaaagataattctTCCTCCTATTATATTAATGGAAAAAAGGCCACATTTAAAGATGTGGGCGTATTACTTCGAAGTCATGGTATTGACCTAGACCACAACAGATTTTTGATCTTACAG GGTGAGGTGGAACAGATTGCCATGATGAAGCCAAAAGGACAGACAGAGCATGATGAGGGTATGCTTGAGTACCTGGAGGACATTATTGGCTCTTGTCGACTTAAGGAGCCCATCCAGGTCCTTTCTCGTCGCATTGAACTGCTGAatgagcagaggggagagaag CTTAATCGAGTGAAGCTGGTAGAAAAGGAGAAGAATGCTTTGGAAGGGGAAAAGAACAAGGCAGTTGAGTTCCTTACGTTGGAGAATGACATATTCAAACTCAAGAGCCAGCTTTGCCAGTACTATGT aaATGACCTGGAAAAGCGTGTGGTGGATAAAGAGCAAGAAAAAGTAAAGATTAAAGAAGATACAAAGGAGCTCACAGAGAAAAATGCAAAGATATCACAAGAGATTGAAAAAATGAATCAAGAGCTTAAGGATGTTGAAAA aaaacaaaataagctTGACAAGTACATTGAGGCTCAAAAGAAGAAGTTCACCCAGCTAGATCTTCAGGATGTAGAAGTTCGTGAAAAAATTAAACACtccaaaagtaaaaacaaaaaactacagaaGCAGttggagaaagacagagaaaag ctggaggaagtgtgtaaAGTACGAGCCAACAGTGAAAAGGCCATCCCTGAAGCAGCTGCTTGTAAAGAGGAGCTAGAGAAGCAGAAGgtgaaagaagaggaaaaactAAAGGAGGTGATGGAGAATCTGAAAGAAGAAACCAGTGGTTTGCTTCAAGACAAAGAG TCGAAAGAAAAGGAACTTATGGAACTCAACAAGGCTGTGAATGAGACCCGTTCTCGCATGGACCTGTCTCAGTCAGAGCTGGATATTTATCTGAGCCGCCACAACACTGCTGTGACAAAGCTGAATACTGCAAAGCAGACCCTCCAGACCACCTCTGACACACTGCATGAGAGACGTACGGCCATCAAAGATCTGGAAGTGAAAATACCACAGATGGAAGAGGCTCTTAAAAAG GATGAAGCTGAGTTGGAGCAGCTGGTGAAGGTCGATAATGAGACTCGAGAGTGTGTCCGGGAAATGCGACAGAAAGTTGATGAGGCTAAGAGCTCCCTGTCCTCAAACCGCAGTCGTGGTAAAGTCCTGGATGCTCTTATGCAGCAGAAAAGGAGTGGAAAAATCCCTGGCATCCTGGGCAGACTG GGTGACCTCGGTGCCATTGAGGAGAAGTACGATGTGGCCATCTCATCCAGCTGTGGTGCTCTGGACAATATTGTTGTTGACACTATTGATACTGCTCAAAAATGTGTCACATTTCTCAAGGAACAAGACATTGGAGTGGCTACTTTCATTGGGCTTGACAAG ATGAAAGTGTGGGAGAAGAACATGGTTCCTATTAGAACACCAGAGGACAGCCCTCGGCTCTTTGACATGGTACGAGTAAAGGACGAGAGTGTGCGGCCAGCCTTTTATTTTGCCCTTCGGGACACGCTTGTTGCCAACGATATGGAACAGGCCACTCGAATGGCCTTCCAGAAGGACAGGCGCTGGAGAGTGGTTACTCTCAGGGGACAAGTCATTGAAATGGCTG GCACTATgactggaggaggaagagtaaTGAAGGGGCGAATGGGTTCTTCTCTCAGTGCCGAGGTCTCTCAGGAAGAG CTCAACCGAATGGAAACCAAGCTGAATGAAAAGGTGACCAAGCTCCAGGGCTGTCAGGAGAGAGCACTGCAACTGGAGGAGAGCATCCAACGCTTTAGGCCAGAGCTCCGCGACATGAAGAACACTTTGGAGAAATATACCCACAGTCTAACT AGTCTAGCAGGTCATGAAACTCATCTAAAACTTCAGATTAAAGAACTTGAGGCCAGTGTGGTAGCTGCTGCTCCtgacaaaaccaaacaaaagcaGCTGGAGAAGAGCCTGGAGGCTTTCAAAAAAG ATTTTGAGGCTGCATCCAGTAAAGCTGGAAAGGTAGCTGCTGAAGTGAAACGGCTCCATAATTTGATTGTGGAAATCAATAGTCACAAGCTGAAGGCTCAACAGGACAAACTCACCAAAGTCAACAATGAGCTGGATGAATGCTCCTCCGTCATCACAAAAGCCCAAGTGGCCATTAAGACGGCCAATCG TAATTTAAAGAAGTGTGAGGAGAGTGAGAGTCGTGTacagaaggagctggaggagaatGCAAAATACATGACAGAGTTGTCTGAGAAGCTCAAGAAATTGGAGGATGAGGCTGGAGAAGTAATGAAGGACTGCCAGGACGCTGAG GCAGCACTCCCTGAGGTGCAGGAGCAGTTCCAGGCCATAGTGAAACAGATAAAGGCCTTACAGCAGCAAGAGCATGCACTGCAGGAGGAGTCTCTGAGCGTTCGCCTTCGCATTGAGCAAATTGAGACCAGCATCACTGAGCAAAACAAGAAGATTAAGCACTGGCAGAAAGAG GCATCCAAGCTGTCTCTTCATTCAATTGAGGACAAACCAGCAGAGGAGCTTCAAACGTTTACTCCTGAAGAGCTAGAAAAAATTTCCAACCCAAATGGCATCATTAACAAAATGGCTACATTAGAAACGCAGTGTGCTCAGATGAAACCAAATCTGGGGGCCATTGCAGAGTATAAGAAGAAG GAGGAACTGTACCTACAGCGTGTGGCCCAGCTTGATGAAATCACTGCAGAAAGGGACAACTTTAAACGTGGCTATGAGGATTTGCGCAAGCAGCGTCTCAATGAATTTATGACTGGATTCAACCTGATTACTAACAAGTTAAAGGAAAATTACCAAATGCTCACACTAGGAGGCGACGCCGAGCTGGAGCTCGTGGACAGTTTGGACCCGTTTTCAGAGGGAATCATGTTTAG TGTCCGTCCACCAAAGAAgagttggaaaaaaatatttaacttgTCTGGAGGAGAGAAGACCCTGAGCTCGCTGGCATTAGTGTTTGCTCTTCACCACTACAAGCCTACTCCACTTTACTTCATGGATGAGATTGATGCTGCTCTGGACTTCAAAAATGTCTCCATTGTGGCCCGGTACATTTAT GAACAAACCAAGAATGCTCAGTTCATTATAATCTCTCTGAGGAACAACATGTTTGAGATTGCAGACCGCCTCATAGGCATTTACAAAACCCACAACACCACCAAGGGTGTGGCCATTAACCCCAAGACCATTATGTTCCAAGAAGTTGCTTAA
- the ppm1lb gene encoding protein phosphatase, Mg2+/Mn2+ dependent, 1Lb isoform X2, with protein sequence MLQAYERDKERDRDKEKDEKERGGTCYASILEQQILNLDRDMLEKLSSTYNEAGTTCLVALLSDKELIVSNVGDSRGVLCDKNGNAIPLSHDHKPYQLKERKRIKKAGGFISFNGSWRVQGILAMSRSLGDYPLKNLNVVVPDPDIMSFDLDKLQPEFMILASDGLWDTFSNEEAVRFIRDRLDEPHFGAKSIVLQSFYRGCPDNITVMVVKFKGKSTEK encoded by the exons ATGCTGCAGGCCTATGAGCGGGACAAAGAGCGCGACAGAGACAAGGAGAAagatgagaaggagagagggggaacttGCTATGCTTCAATATTGGAACAGCAGATCTTAAACTTGGATAGAGACATGCTAGAGAAACTGTCTTCTACTTACAATGAAGCAG GTACAACGTGTCTAGTGGCTTTGTTGTCTGACAAGGAGCTGATCGTGTCCAATGTTGGGGACTCACGGGGAGTTCTGTGTGATAAAAATGGTAATGCCATTCCtctgtcacatgaccacaaGCCTTACCAGCTCAAAGAACGCAAAAGGATTAAGAAGGCTG GTGGCTTTATAAGTTTCAATGGCTCTTGGCGTGTTCAAGGCATCCTGGCCATGTCACGCTCACTGGGAGACTACCCCTTGAAGAATCTCAATGTTGTTGTCCCAGATCCCGACATCATGTCCTTTGACCTGGACAAGCTTCAACCTGAGTTTATGATCCTGGCGTCAGACGGCCTGTGGGACACCTTCAGCAATGAGGAGGCTGTGCGTTTTATCAGGGATCGACTGGACGAGCCACATTTTGGTGCCAAGAGCATTGTCCTGCAGTCCTTCTATAGAGGCTGCCCTGACAACATCACTGTTATGGTTGTCAAGTTTAAAGGCAAGTCTACTGAGAAGTAG
- the trim59 gene encoding tripartite motif-containing protein 59 isoform X2, with product MQCLEEDLTCSVCYSLFTDPRVLPCSHTFCKTCLDSLLQVSLSYNIWRPLRLPLKCPNCRNVAELPPTGTEALPCNVSLKAIIEKYQKDGHPSGTFCEDHQQQPLNMYCVQDRRLICGLCLTIGQHQGHPIDDLQAAYIREKQTPQQLAKLSEQKWTQVCELGKQLEQEKERCDGVLRQDRQEVLQFFQSLEETLVKKKRAYLVALDKACSEVAHAYDPLIYRVKELQEEQLDLVSLGSAVEDEDSALVFLDKVHLFRERVEEFIQTPLPSMLSLSVSPRAADYLHTHWPTVTISSLDQAPVPKVSCCTRCCSQALRDHSASWSQLLCPGPLMAFMLLLGLLMAVWGYTEGATSCGFSQLSNISEVVHSISNELIASVRSSAELLVTCIHRSHLVSIGEQVFHKLGEFFKLTYWYE from the exons ATGCAGTGCCTGGAGGAGGACCTGACATGCTCCGTATGCTACTCTCTGTTCACGGACCCCAGAGTCTTGCCTTGCTCGCACACCTTCTGCAAAACCTGCTTGGACAGCTTGCTCCAGGTGTCCCTTAGCTACAACATCTGGCGCCCACTTCGCCTGCCTCTCAAATGCCCCAACTGTCGTAATGTGGCGGAGCTGCCCCCTACAGGCACAGAAGCTCTGCCCTGCAACGTGTCACTGAAGGCAATCATTGAGAAA TACCAGAAAGATGGCCATCCTAGCGGGACGTTTTGCGAGGATCATCAACAACAGCCACTGAACATGTATTGTGTTCAAGACCGGCGGCTCATCTGTGGTTTATGTCTGACTATTGGACAGCACCAGGGACACCCCATAGACGACCTGCAGGCTGCATATATCAGAGAGAAGCAGACCCCGCAACAGCTGGCTAAACTGTCTGAGCAAAAATGGACACAG GTTTGTGAACTTGGGAAGCAACTGGAGCAGGAAAAGGAGCGTTGCGACGGTGTTTTACGGCAGGATAGACAGGAGGTTCTTCAGTTCTTTCAATCCTTGGAGGAAACATTGGTCAAGAAGAAGCGGGCATATCTAGTTGCTCTTGATAAAGCCTGCTCAGAAGTGGCTCATGCTTATGATCCACTGATCTACAGAGTGAaggagctgcag GAGGAGCAGCTGGATCTGGTGTCCTTGGGCTCTGCTGTGGAGGATGAGGATTCAGCACTGGTTTTCTTGGACAAAGTACACTTATTCAGGGAGCGAGTGGAGGAGTTCATCCAAACACCATTGCCCTCTATGTTGAGCCTCTCCGTGAGTCCTCGAGCCGCAGACTACCTGCACACGCACTGGCCCACTGTCACCATCTCCAGCTTGGATCAGGCCCCTGTTCCTAAAGTGTCGTGTTGTACAAGATGTTGTTCACAGGCACTTCGTGATCACTCTGCCTCATGGTCCCAGCTGCTTTGCCCTGGGCCCCTGATGGCATTTATGCTGCTTCTAGGACTACTTATGGCTGTGTGGGGATATACTGAAGGTGCAACATCATGTGGCTTCTCTCAACTGTCCAACATCAGTGAGGTGGTCCACAGTATCAGCAATGAACTCATCGCCTCAGTCAGGAGTTCAGCAGAGTTACTCGTCACCTGTATACACAGGTCTCACCTTGTCTCAATTGGAGAACAGGTTTTCCATAAGCTCGGTgaattttttaagttaacataTTGGTATGAATAA
- the kpna4 gene encoding importin subunit alpha-3, whose product MADNEKLDNQRLKNFKNKGRDLETMRRQRTEVVVELRKVKRDEHLLKRRNVPHEDMCEDCDLDGDFRSQNASLEAIVENANSNNQGIQLSAVQAARKLLSSDRNPPIDDLLKSGILPILVRCLDRDDNPSLQFEAAWALTNIASGTSEQTQAVVQAHAVPRFLRLLESSHQNVCEQAVWALGNIIGDGPQCRDYVIDLGVVRPLLGFISPSIPITFLRNVTWVMVNLCRHKDPPPSMETIQEILPALFRLIRHSDVSILVDTVWALSYLTDAGNEQIQMVIDSGIVPLLVPLLSHVEVKVQTAALRAVGNIVTGTDEQTQVVLNCQALSHFSDLLTHPKEKINKEAVWFLSNITAGNQQQVQAVIDAKLVPMIIQLLDKGDFGTQKEAAWAISNLTISGRKDQVEHLIDMDVIPPFCNLLTVKDAQVVQVVLDGLSNILKMFEDEADTIAGHIEQCGGLQKVEALQNHENEDIYKLAFEIIDQFFSSDDIDDDTGRGPEAIQDGTFGFNPANVPAQGFQF is encoded by the exons ATGGCCGATAACGAGAAACTAGACAACCAGCGACTGAAGAATTTCAAGAACAAAGGTCGAGATTTGGAG ACtatgaggagacagaggactGAAGTTGTCGTAGAACTCCGAAAG GTGAAACGAGATGAGCATCTTTTGAAAAGAAGAAATGTACCTCATGAAGATATGTGTGAGGACTGTGATCTGGATGGAGATTTCAGATCG caaaacgCCTCACTTGAAGCAATAGTGGAA AATGCCAACAGCAATAACCAGGGCATCCAGCTAAGTGCTGTTCAGGCTGCCAG GAAGTTGCTGTCCAGTGATCGTAACCCTCCCATTGATGACCTGCTAAAGTCTGGGATTCTTCCCATATTGGTGCGTTGCCTGGACCGAGATGACAA CCCATCTCTTCAGTTTGAGGCAGCCTGGGCCCTCACAAATATAGCATCAGGAACTTCAGAGCAAACTCAAGCAGTGGTTCAAGCAC ATGCTGTCCCACGCTTCCTGAGACTACTTGAATCCTCTCATCAGAATGTGTGCGAACAGGCAGTGTGGGCATTGGGCAACATCATTG GTGATGGACCTCAGTGCAGAGACTATGTCATTGACTTGGGAGTGGTGAGGCCTCTGCTGGGCTTCATAAGTCCCTCCATTCCCATCACCTTTCTTCGCAATGTGACTTGGGTTATGGTCAATCTCTGTCGCCATAAGGACCCCCCACCATCTATGGAAACAATCCAAGAG ATTCTGCCTGCCCTGTTTAGGTTAATCCGCCACTCGGATGTCAGt ATCCTGGTTGACACTGTATGGGCTTTATCATACTTGACTGATGCTGGCAATGAGCaaatccaaatggtcattgacTCTGGCATTGTTCCTCTTTTGGTTCCACTGCTCAGTCATGtggaggtcaaagttcag ACGGCTGCTCTTAGAGCTGTGGGAAACATAGTGACTGGAACAGATGAACAGACCCAGGTTGTGCTCAACTGTCAAGCTCTCAGTCACTTTTCTGACCTTCTCACTCACCCCAAAGAGAAGATCAATAAG GAAGCAGTGTGGTTCCTGTCGAACATAACGGCTGGAAACCAGCAGCAGGTGCAGGCTGTCATTGATGCCAAGCTCGTTCCTATGATCATCCAATTACTTGATAAG GGTGACTTCGGCACACAAAAAGAAGCAGCCTGGGCTATAAGCAACCTGACGATTAGTGGAAGGAAAGATCAG GTGGAACACTTGATTGATATGGATGTAATTCCACCATTCTGCAACCTGCTAACTGTGAAGGATGCCCAAGTTGTGCAGGTAGTCCTTGATGGGCtaagcaatattttgaaaatgtttgaagATGAGGCAGACACGATTGCTGGTCACATTGAGCAGTGTGGAG GTTTACAAAAGGTGGAAGCACTGCAGAATCATGAAAATGAAGACATCTACAAATTGGCATTCGAAATTATTGACCAGTTTTTCTCATCTGATGAT ATTGATGACGATACCGGTCGGGGTCCAGAAGCCATCCAAGATGGAACTTTTGGCTTCAACCCTGCCAACGTGCCAGCTCAGGGATTCCAGTTCTAG
- the trim59 gene encoding tripartite motif-containing protein 59 isoform X1: protein MQPILKANLYFAKQVFQVTFHPLPCAALPDHLSPGPGCTLGMQCLEEDLTCSVCYSLFTDPRVLPCSHTFCKTCLDSLLQVSLSYNIWRPLRLPLKCPNCRNVAELPPTGTEALPCNVSLKAIIEKYQKDGHPSGTFCEDHQQQPLNMYCVQDRRLICGLCLTIGQHQGHPIDDLQAAYIREKQTPQQLAKLSEQKWTQVCELGKQLEQEKERCDGVLRQDRQEVLQFFQSLEETLVKKKRAYLVALDKACSEVAHAYDPLIYRVKELQEEQLDLVSLGSAVEDEDSALVFLDKVHLFRERVEEFIQTPLPSMLSLSVSPRAADYLHTHWPTVTISSLDQAPVPKVSCCTRCCSQALRDHSASWSQLLCPGPLMAFMLLLGLLMAVWGYTEGATSCGFSQLSNISEVVHSISNELIASVRSSAELLVTCIHRSHLVSIGEQVFHKLGEFFKLTYWYE, encoded by the exons ATGCAACCAATTTTGAAAGCAAACTTGTATTTTGCTAAACAGGTTTTCCAGGTAACTTTTCATCCACTGCCCTGTGCCGCCTTGCCAGATCATCTTTCCCCAGGCCCCGGGTGTACTCTTGGGATGCAGTGCCTGGAGGAGGACCTGACATGCTCCGTATGCTACTCTCTGTTCACGGACCCCAGAGTCTTGCCTTGCTCGCACACCTTCTGCAAAACCTGCTTGGACAGCTTGCTCCAGGTGTCCCTTAGCTACAACATCTGGCGCCCACTTCGCCTGCCTCTCAAATGCCCCAACTGTCGTAATGTGGCGGAGCTGCCCCCTACAGGCACAGAAGCTCTGCCCTGCAACGTGTCACTGAAGGCAATCATTGAGAAA TACCAGAAAGATGGCCATCCTAGCGGGACGTTTTGCGAGGATCATCAACAACAGCCACTGAACATGTATTGTGTTCAAGACCGGCGGCTCATCTGTGGTTTATGTCTGACTATTGGACAGCACCAGGGACACCCCATAGACGACCTGCAGGCTGCATATATCAGAGAGAAGCAGACCCCGCAACAGCTGGCTAAACTGTCTGAGCAAAAATGGACACAG GTTTGTGAACTTGGGAAGCAACTGGAGCAGGAAAAGGAGCGTTGCGACGGTGTTTTACGGCAGGATAGACAGGAGGTTCTTCAGTTCTTTCAATCCTTGGAGGAAACATTGGTCAAGAAGAAGCGGGCATATCTAGTTGCTCTTGATAAAGCCTGCTCAGAAGTGGCTCATGCTTATGATCCACTGATCTACAGAGTGAaggagctgcag GAGGAGCAGCTGGATCTGGTGTCCTTGGGCTCTGCTGTGGAGGATGAGGATTCAGCACTGGTTTTCTTGGACAAAGTACACTTATTCAGGGAGCGAGTGGAGGAGTTCATCCAAACACCATTGCCCTCTATGTTGAGCCTCTCCGTGAGTCCTCGAGCCGCAGACTACCTGCACACGCACTGGCCCACTGTCACCATCTCCAGCTTGGATCAGGCCCCTGTTCCTAAAGTGTCGTGTTGTACAAGATGTTGTTCACAGGCACTTCGTGATCACTCTGCCTCATGGTCCCAGCTGCTTTGCCCTGGGCCCCTGATGGCATTTATGCTGCTTCTAGGACTACTTATGGCTGTGTGGGGATATACTGAAGGTGCAACATCATGTGGCTTCTCTCAACTGTCCAACATCAGTGAGGTGGTCCACAGTATCAGCAATGAACTCATCGCCTCAGTCAGGAGTTCAGCAGAGTTACTCGTCACCTGTATACACAGGTCTCACCTTGTCTCAATTGGAGAACAGGTTTTCCATAAGCTCGGTgaattttttaagttaacataTTGGTATGAATAA